In Sporosarcina sp. PTS2304, a genomic segment contains:
- a CDS encoding SPFH domain-containing protein yields the protein MGIFGFFKNQFIEVIEWQDQQSNTLVYQFPVHNNEIKMGAELTVRESQVAIMVNEGEIADVFGPGRHVLYTQNMPILTKLKSWKYGFDSPFKAEVYFINTKQFINQKWGTSNPIMMRDHDFGMIRLRGYGIYSYRVKEPVVFLRELFGTNSSYDTSAIEGHLKKMIISGLSDLFAESQIPALDLAMHYDELSEASKQKMIPRFAEFGFEITSLYIENLSLPKEVEEAMDKKTTMGVLGNMQQYQQYQAAEAIRDAAKNEGGLAGAGVGMGAGMSMGQVMSQAMNPNNQPATTTATKVCPHCQATIGADSKFCPECGKSTVVEQASCINCQAHIPKDAKFCNVCGTAQVSEKKCPACSHANLPNAKFCAECGETLSAK from the coding sequence ATGGGAATTTTCGGGTTCTTTAAAAATCAATTTATCGAGGTCATTGAATGGCAAGATCAGCAGTCAAATACATTGGTCTATCAGTTTCCAGTACACAATAATGAAATCAAAATGGGAGCAGAATTAACTGTCCGTGAATCTCAAGTGGCCATTATGGTGAATGAAGGAGAAATTGCGGATGTTTTCGGTCCAGGGCGACATGTTCTCTATACTCAAAACATGCCGATCTTGACGAAGTTAAAGTCATGGAAATATGGATTTGACTCCCCATTTAAAGCAGAAGTGTATTTTATTAATACGAAGCAGTTCATCAATCAAAAATGGGGGACGTCAAATCCTATTATGATGCGTGATCACGACTTCGGAATGATTCGTCTGCGCGGCTACGGAATTTATTCATACCGCGTGAAAGAGCCGGTCGTTTTCTTGCGTGAGTTGTTTGGGACGAATAGTTCGTATGATACGAGTGCGATTGAAGGGCATTTAAAGAAAATGATCATTTCGGGATTGTCTGATTTATTTGCGGAATCTCAAATCCCCGCGCTTGATCTGGCGATGCATTATGACGAATTAAGTGAAGCGAGTAAACAGAAAATGATTCCTCGTTTTGCGGAGTTTGGTTTTGAGATCACTTCGCTATACATCGAAAACTTGTCACTTCCTAAAGAAGTCGAAGAAGCGATGGATAAAAAGACAACGATGGGTGTGCTCGGCAATATGCAGCAATACCAGCAATACCAAGCAGCTGAGGCAATTCGTGATGCGGCGAAAAACGAAGGCGGCTTAGCAGGAGCTGGCGTCGGGATGGGTGCGGGAATGTCGATGGGGCAAGTGATGTCTCAAGCGATGAATCCGAACAACCAACCGGCAACGACTACTGCGACGAAAGTATGTCCGCATTGCCAGGCAACGATTGGTGCGGATTCGAAATTTTGTCCGGAGTGTGGAAAATCTACTGTAGTGGAACAAGCGTCTTGTATAAATTGTCAGGCGCATATTCCAAAAGATGCGAAGTTCTGTAATGTTTGCGGGACGGCACAAGTGTCCGAGAAAAAATGTCCTGCGTGCTCACATGCCAATCTGCCAAACGCTAAGTTTTGTGCAGAATGCGGTGAGACATTGAGCGCGAAGTGA
- a CDS encoding SDR family oxidoreductase — translation MPSAKTVLITGATSGVGFELAKRLHRAGFRVLATGRNAGALQQLQTLGIEGFCADLRDTKQLDWLVSRIGLPDIVVFSAGVGRFSLAIDATDDEMEEMFQMNVLVPMQLTKRLLPAMTERGRGHLLYIGSQAGKVATPKTSVYAATKHALIGYTNALRMEVAPHQLAVSVIHPGPIDTPFIELADQTGSYKQALGSQLLSVETVVNAIVTTIEHPQREVNLPRIMGWTSKLYALAPSIVETVGKPFFYKK, via the coding sequence ATGCCGTCCGCTAAAACAGTGCTCATTACCGGAGCGACGAGTGGTGTTGGATTTGAGCTGGCGAAACGGTTACATCGTGCTGGTTTCCGAGTGCTCGCTACTGGACGCAATGCTGGGGCCCTTCAGCAACTTCAAACGCTTGGAATCGAAGGATTTTGTGCAGATTTACGAGATACGAAACAACTGGACTGGCTCGTATCTCGTATTGGATTACCTGACATCGTCGTATTTTCCGCAGGAGTCGGTCGTTTTAGTTTGGCCATAGACGCTACAGATGATGAAATGGAAGAAATGTTTCAAATGAACGTTCTCGTACCGATGCAACTAACAAAACGCCTGCTTCCTGCAATGACTGAGCGTGGACGGGGTCATTTGCTGTATATCGGCTCACAAGCAGGGAAAGTCGCCACACCGAAAACATCTGTCTACGCGGCGACAAAACACGCATTGATCGGCTATACGAATGCACTTCGAATGGAAGTCGCCCCGCATCAACTCGCGGTGTCCGTCATCCACCCTGGACCGATCGACACACCGTTCATCGAATTGGCAGATCAGACAGGGAGCTACAAGCAAGCACTCGGTTCTCAGTTATTATCTGTAGAAACCGTCGTAAATGCCATCGTCACGACAATCGAACACCCACAAAGAGAAGTAAACCTCCCACGCATCATGGGCTGGACGAGTAAATTGTATGCATTGGCACCGTCAATAGTAGAAACAGTCGGCAAGCCATTTTTTTATAAAAAATAA
- a CDS encoding ABC transporter ATP-binding protein translates to MLKVSGLSKRFGEVQAVKDVSFHVEKGTTFAFLGTNGAGKSTVIHMIIDLLKPDTGEIVFTGGNLQEVTGVVFQTHRLDEELTIEENLLIRARLYGMSKHEANERIDELLALTNISDKRDRVYGTCSGGEKRKTDMIRALLHRPAFLVLDEPTTGLDAESREEIWTFLRKLQQEQGLTIFLTTHYIEEAELVDYVLIMHDGKVEVEGTPAQLKSSYTKMLLTLHTTNQQKVTEVVQRTGFAFSTTHEKVVVEIQKSTDAIAILHEVEPFLDRFTLKETSVEDVFLEVTKQVKSKVIL, encoded by the coding sequence ATGCTGAAAGTGAGCGGATTGAGTAAGCGGTTCGGGGAAGTCCAAGCAGTAAAAGATGTTTCCTTTCATGTGGAAAAAGGAACGACTTTCGCTTTTCTCGGAACGAACGGTGCAGGCAAGTCAACGGTCATTCATATGATCATCGATTTGCTGAAGCCTGACACAGGAGAGATTGTTTTCACAGGAGGAAACTTACAAGAAGTGACAGGCGTTGTGTTTCAAACACACCGTCTCGATGAAGAGTTGACAATTGAAGAAAATTTACTGATTCGCGCGAGATTGTATGGAATGTCGAAGCATGAAGCGAATGAACGGATCGATGAATTATTGGCGTTGACGAATATTTCCGACAAGCGCGACCGCGTATATGGCACATGCTCGGGGGGAGAAAAAAGAAAGACAGATATGATCCGCGCGCTATTGCATCGACCGGCTTTTTTAGTTTTAGATGAACCTACGACTGGACTAGACGCCGAGTCCCGTGAAGAAATTTGGACGTTTTTACGTAAGCTCCAGCAAGAACAGGGATTGACGATTTTTCTGACGACACATTATATCGAAGAAGCGGAACTAGTCGATTATGTCCTCATTATGCATGATGGGAAAGTCGAAGTTGAAGGAACGCCCGCTCAGTTGAAATCATCGTATACGAAGATGTTGTTAACCCTTCATACGACAAATCAACAAAAAGTCACGGAAGTCGTGCAGAGAACCGGCTTTGCATTTTCCACTACACATGAAAAAGTAGTAGTCGAGATTCAGAAAAGCACCGATGCGATTGCGATTTTACATGAAGTCGAACCTTTCCTTGATCGTTTCACTTTGAAAGAGACGAGTGTAGAAGATGTCTTTTTAGAAGTGACAAAACAAGTCAAATCGAAGGTGATCTTATGA
- a CDS encoding YbfB/YjiJ family MFS transporter codes for MLAREHDQNIWKYAFASVAVTVSTLGFGRMSYGILMPFMKENLAMSYKQAGMLATTVSIGYLVMVIFVGLLASKVGAKKLVVFGTGLVATGLFMLSVVTSYTLTITSMLILGIGTAFTYTPLITILVGWFPRKRGMLIGFLVSGMGLGTLISSTLIPFFTTWFGDLGWRYLWFFYGVLSIVSIIIAMIILRDPPIPLLKKEQQKRSFYKRVYFNKRVLRVAFIYGLVGFAYLVPQSFLFSYILEVGLTKYQAGQIMAVSGVMAIISGPLWGGVSDRIGRKSALLFTLAIGATALIIPVLFPVYIGLLSSQFLWGATIVGMLSLCQALSTEQVHPTYAPVALGYVTFFFAAGQLLGPGMGGWIIDHFNQIPLALMMCSLLLGIAFILSIRITEHAVDLDVTELEAKPVLANFCMKEGSPEKS; via the coding sequence ATGTTGGCTAGAGAACACGATCAAAACATTTGGAAGTACGCTTTTGCAAGTGTGGCGGTAACCGTGAGTACACTCGGATTTGGACGGATGTCTTACGGAATACTTATGCCATTTATGAAGGAAAATTTAGCTATGTCTTACAAACAAGCGGGGATGCTGGCAACGACCGTGTCCATCGGCTACTTAGTGATGGTCATCTTCGTCGGATTGCTCGCTTCAAAAGTAGGGGCGAAAAAGCTCGTCGTCTTTGGAACAGGACTCGTCGCTACCGGATTATTCATGCTGTCAGTTGTCACAAGTTATACACTAACGATTACGTCCATGCTTATCCTCGGAATTGGAACCGCTTTCACATACACGCCACTTATTACAATTCTCGTCGGCTGGTTCCCACGAAAGCGCGGAATGCTCATTGGCTTTTTAGTAAGTGGGATGGGGCTTGGGACATTGATTTCGAGCACGTTGATTCCGTTTTTTACGACATGGTTTGGAGATCTCGGCTGGCGCTATTTATGGTTTTTCTACGGTGTACTTTCCATCGTGTCTATTATTATAGCGATGATCATTTTACGTGATCCGCCCATTCCTTTATTGAAAAAAGAACAGCAAAAACGTTCGTTCTACAAGCGTGTCTATTTCAATAAACGAGTATTGCGCGTGGCATTCATCTATGGCTTAGTAGGATTTGCATATTTAGTTCCTCAAAGCTTCTTGTTCAGCTATATTTTGGAAGTAGGATTAACGAAATATCAGGCAGGACAAATTATGGCGGTGAGTGGTGTGATGGCGATCATCAGCGGTCCTTTATGGGGCGGTGTCTCCGATCGGATCGGCCGTAAGTCGGCATTGCTGTTTACATTAGCGATCGGTGCTACTGCGTTGATCATTCCTGTACTGTTCCCGGTATATATCGGTTTGTTGAGTAGCCAGTTTCTTTGGGGAGCTACGATCGTCGGCATGTTGTCTCTTTGTCAGGCATTGTCCACAGAGCAAGTTCACCCGACCTATGCACCTGTTGCGCTCGGCTACGTGACATTTTTCTTCGCGGCCGGCCAATTGCTCGGACCAGGAATGGGCGGCTGGATTATCGATCATTTCAATCAAATTCCGCTCGCGCTCATGATGTGCAGTTTGTTGCTTGGAATCGCATTTATCTTGTCGATCCGCATTACGGAACACGCGGTCGATTTGGACGTGACGGAGTTAGAAGCTAAGCCGGTGTTAGCTAATTTTTGTATGAAAGAAGGATCACCGGAGAAATCGTAA
- a CDS encoding MBL fold metallo-hydrolase has protein sequence MIHKIATPTPFGVGDVNSFLLKGDALTLVDAGTKTPEARDVLQQELRKLGYTFNDIEQVFVTHHHPDHCGWVETFDRAEIQGHPYLDYWLSRDAAFLDRHDRFYEQSMHEEGVPDEYMKWVKRFRRSVELMGNRPVDRLLNEGDALPGHPGWIVQESLGHAQSHLSLWNEREGVLIGGDLLLEKVSSNPLVEPPLYEEQGRPRSLLQYNASLTRLLDLPIQTVYGGHGGEIYNAHELITGRLAKQRDRAMKVYEMIKEKSQTVYELTQRLFPAVYEKELGLTLSETLGQLDYLVSREMIEETLDDNGVHYYAVR, from the coding sequence ATGATACATAAGATTGCCACACCGACTCCGTTCGGGGTAGGAGATGTTAATAGCTTTTTACTAAAAGGGGATGCGTTGACATTAGTCGATGCAGGAACGAAAACACCTGAAGCGCGAGACGTGTTACAACAGGAATTACGCAAACTAGGGTATACGTTTAACGATATTGAGCAAGTGTTCGTCACGCATCATCATCCCGATCATTGCGGCTGGGTAGAGACGTTTGATCGTGCTGAAATTCAAGGGCATCCATATTTGGACTATTGGTTGTCACGCGATGCAGCGTTTCTAGATCGACATGACCGTTTTTATGAACAATCGATGCACGAAGAAGGGGTTCCTGACGAATATATGAAATGGGTGAAGCGGTTCCGCCGTTCGGTCGAGTTAATGGGCAACCGACCCGTTGATCGTCTATTGAATGAAGGCGACGCACTGCCAGGACATCCAGGGTGGATCGTACAAGAGTCACTCGGGCACGCACAAAGTCACTTATCGTTATGGAATGAACGGGAAGGGGTGTTAATCGGCGGTGATTTATTGTTGGAGAAAGTATCTTCCAATCCGTTAGTCGAGCCCCCGCTTTATGAGGAGCAAGGTCGTCCACGGTCATTGCTTCAATACAATGCTTCTCTTACTAGATTGCTCGATTTACCGATTCAGACAGTTTACGGAGGGCATGGCGGTGAAATCTACAACGCCCACGAATTAATTACAGGGCGCTTAGCGAAACAACGAGATCGAGCGATGAAAGTATATGAAATGATTAAAGAAAAATCACAGACAGTCTATGAACTGACGCAACGTCTATTTCCTGCAGTTTATGAGAAAGAACTCGGTTTGACGTTATCTGAAACACTTGGCCAACTGGACTATTTGGTTTCCCGGGAAATGATTGAAGAAACATTGGACGACAATGGAGTACACTACTATGCCGTCCGCTAA
- a CDS encoding trans-aconitate 2-methyltransferase — MTKWNATLYDDKHKFVSNYGGNLVSLLQPQAGEHILDLGCGTGDLAHDISASGATVVGVDASESMIEAAKEKYPEVQFSVENGETLSFEPQFQAIFSNAAIHWMHDQYAVAQNCFHALLPGGRFVAELGGAKNIQSIVDAIQEACQRLNLMYDAAAFPWVFPTKEQMTLHLEDAGFTIRHMEHYERQTPLVGEDGIRNWLYMFSQTMFKQLTNDEKEAVYTECERILRPLLYTDGQWVVDYWRLRFVADKPAE; from the coding sequence ATGACGAAATGGAATGCAACATTGTATGATGACAAACATAAATTTGTCTCCAATTATGGGGGCAATCTTGTATCATTGTTACAACCGCAAGCAGGCGAACACATTTTAGATCTTGGGTGTGGAACAGGTGATTTAGCGCATGATATTTCAGCAAGCGGCGCAACGGTAGTCGGTGTAGACGCATCTGAATCTATGATTGAAGCAGCAAAAGAGAAATATCCGGAGGTTCAGTTTAGTGTGGAGAACGGGGAGACGCTTTCCTTTGAGCCACAATTTCAAGCGATCTTTTCAAATGCTGCTATTCATTGGATGCACGATCAATATGCGGTCGCTCAAAATTGTTTTCATGCACTTCTTCCAGGCGGTCGTTTCGTAGCTGAATTGGGTGGGGCGAAAAATATTCAATCTATAGTCGATGCTATTCAAGAGGCATGTCAACGATTAAATCTTATGTATGATGCCGCTGCTTTCCCTTGGGTGTTTCCGACGAAAGAGCAAATGACTCTTCACTTGGAAGATGCGGGGTTTACCATTAGACATATGGAGCATTACGAACGCCAAACACCTTTAGTCGGTGAAGATGGTATCCGTAACTGGCTGTACATGTTCAGTCAAACGATGTTCAAACAACTTACGAATGATGAAAAAGAAGCGGTCTACACGGAATGTGAACGTATTTTGCGTCCGCTTCTCTATACAGACGGTCAGTGGGTCGTGGATTATTGGCGTCTTCGTTTCGTTGCAGATAAGCCTGCAGAGTAA
- a CDS encoding conserved phage C-terminal domain-containing protein: MNLLINDTPLQLLPLLAKEVGVNGAIFLQQLHFRSLVSKKIKDEHRWVCKTYIDWMEEFPFWSERTIQRLIYDLENKGYLITSSEHNHMKIDNTKWYRIHYEKVVATSCQLDEKVSSTCRTACRQVDEMDFVNLTKPITKELKTSKTKDLVEMNHDAIVSVIEYLNQKADKQFKARTATTQKSITARLKEGYTVDDFKKVIDHKTSQWLNDPRFTCYLRPSTLFTPTNFENYLNESLAATQPPKRRQPLRPPVLDFSRGER, translated from the coding sequence ATGAATTTATTAATTAATGACACCCCATTACAATTACTGCCGTTGCTGGCGAAAGAAGTCGGAGTGAACGGAGCAATTTTTTTGCAACAACTGCATTTCCGTTCGTTAGTTTCGAAAAAAATAAAGGATGAACATCGTTGGGTGTGCAAGACGTATATTGACTGGATGGAGGAGTTTCCTTTTTGGTCGGAGCGAACGATTCAGCGTCTTATTTATGACTTGGAAAACAAGGGCTACTTAATTACTAGTTCTGAGCACAATCATATGAAAATTGATAATACGAAATGGTATCGCATTCATTATGAAAAAGTAGTTGCTACATCTTGCCAACTTGACGAGAAGGTTTCGTCAACATGTCGAACTGCATGTCGTCAAGTTGACGAGATGGACTTCGTCAACTTGACGAAACCAATAACTAAAGAACTTAAAACAAGTAAAACAAAAGATCTTGTCGAGATGAATCACGACGCTATAGTTTCTGTCATTGAGTACTTAAACCAAAAAGCCGACAAACAATTCAAAGCCCGAACCGCTACTACACAAAAGTCGATCACTGCCCGATTGAAGGAAGGCTACACAGTCGATGATTTCAAAAAAGTCATTGACCATAAAACGTCGCAATGGCTGAATGATCCACGATTTACCTGTTATTTACGACCGTCAACATTATTTACACCGACAAATTTTGAAAATTATTTGAATGAAAGTCTAGCAGCTACCCAACCTCCTAAACGTAGACAACCTTTACGACCGCCCGTACTAGATTTTAGCAGAGGAGAGAGATAA
- a CDS encoding ABC transporter permease yields the protein MMTLIQRHMKLFFKDYASVFFSLLSVFIIIALYVLFLSENISSSIPAFDQRAAFVFLWMFAGIVAVTTATAPLGALGKFIEDRVGKKSEDLLLTKITKQTLAYSYVFYSFIMGLIFTALLFVFGLLYTYIKFSISLELSLSLLAVLLISTLMHTLLFYFITSSLRTMSAFSGFSTIVGTLIGFLAGIYIPIGILPTYLQKIMILFPTTQSTVLLRELLMTDVLMPMKQLLPDEAYAEIIRVLGVQLQWGDHVLSTQFSWMYVIGVTIVLGVLVWVRNRK from the coding sequence ATGATGACATTAATACAGCGTCATATGAAATTATTTTTTAAAGATTATGCTAGCGTATTCTTTTCGTTGTTGTCGGTGTTTATCATCATTGCGTTGTATGTACTATTCTTATCGGAAAATATTTCTTCCAGTATACCTGCATTCGATCAACGGGCAGCGTTTGTTTTCCTATGGATGTTTGCGGGGATTGTAGCTGTAACGACTGCGACGGCTCCACTTGGCGCGCTCGGGAAGTTTATCGAAGACCGCGTCGGTAAGAAAAGTGAGGATCTGTTGCTGACGAAAATTACGAAGCAGACACTAGCGTATTCCTATGTCTTTTATTCATTTATAATGGGACTTATTTTCACTGCTTTGCTGTTTGTATTCGGTTTACTCTATACGTACATCAAATTTTCCATTTCATTGGAATTGTCGTTGTCATTGTTGGCGGTGCTGCTCATTAGTACGCTTATGCACACGTTGCTGTTTTATTTCATCACATCCAGTTTGCGAACGATGAGTGCATTCAGCGGATTTTCCACGATTGTAGGGACGTTGATAGGGTTTTTGGCAGGTATTTATATTCCGATCGGGATACTACCTACGTACTTGCAAAAAATCATGATTCTTTTTCCAACGACACAATCTACAGTGCTCTTAAGAGAGTTGCTCATGACCGATGTACTAATGCCGATGAAACAGCTGTTGCCAGACGAAGCATACGCGGAAATTATAAGAGTGCTGGGCGTTCAGCTTCAATGGGGTGATCATGTGCTATCCACTCAGTTTTCTTGGATGTACGTAATAGGCGTGACGATTGTGTTAGGAGTACTCGTCTGGGTGAGAAACCGTAAATAA
- a CDS encoding replicative DNA helicase — protein sequence MITSELAEKSILGTMLQENYLIMDSGMEEWYFQKQLHKNIFMSMCELARKDKPVDYITLVVVREPAELGGANYLAELNNYANAARFDEYKELVIEQWRALEKGHILQQALQNDWTIEQIQNAFDALQLNHSTAPQTSIQADLLAQYERPFIPLEKLTGISTGLHSMDYLLNGFQPSEFIIIAARPSMGKTDTLNHFALTAGIQGHLPIIFSLEMSRTSITDRLIASAGWYSRLKMRDPHKHFTEEQKKKWPNALDYVARSNIHIDDRSGLKVSEIKATARKIIKETPDKRPIIFIDYLQIIRPEHPADNQTQAIGQISADLKTLAKEFNCPVVVLSQLSRAVEQRQDKRPIMSDLRDSGNIEQDADVVCFLYREDYYTSTPADELDMYIAKHRNGPIGNFTVGYYKDTGTLTNNN from the coding sequence ATGATCACTAGTGAACTTGCTGAGAAAAGCATACTAGGCACGATGTTACAGGAAAATTATTTGATAATGGATAGCGGGATGGAAGAGTGGTATTTCCAAAAGCAACTCCATAAAAATATTTTCATGAGTATGTGTGAACTGGCTCGTAAAGACAAGCCCGTAGATTATATTACGCTAGTCGTCGTCAGAGAACCTGCAGAACTAGGCGGTGCCAATTACTTAGCAGAACTGAACAATTATGCGAATGCAGCACGTTTTGACGAATACAAAGAACTCGTCATCGAGCAGTGGAGAGCACTAGAGAAAGGGCACATCCTCCAGCAAGCACTGCAAAACGACTGGACGATCGAACAAATTCAAAACGCTTTTGACGCATTGCAGTTGAATCACTCCACAGCACCGCAAACATCGATCCAAGCGGACTTACTCGCCCAATACGAACGACCTTTCATACCGCTTGAGAAACTCACGGGTATTTCTACTGGATTACACAGTATGGATTATTTGTTAAATGGCTTTCAACCTAGTGAATTCATCATTATCGCCGCAAGACCTTCCATGGGAAAAACGGACACATTGAATCATTTTGCGTTAACGGCCGGCATTCAAGGTCATTTGCCGATCATCTTTTCTCTTGAAATGAGCCGAACGTCCATCACCGATCGTCTCATCGCCAGTGCAGGATGGTACAGTCGTTTGAAAATGCGTGATCCTCACAAACATTTTACAGAAGAACAGAAGAAGAAGTGGCCAAATGCCTTGGATTACGTAGCTAGATCAAATATTCATATCGACGACCGAAGTGGGTTGAAAGTGAGCGAAATAAAAGCAACAGCTCGAAAAATTATAAAAGAAACGCCAGACAAACGCCCGATTATTTTCATTGATTATTTACAGATTATCCGACCGGAACATCCCGCAGACAATCAAACACAAGCAATCGGCCAAATTAGCGCAGATCTGAAAACGTTAGCGAAAGAATTTAACTGTCCTGTCGTCGTCTTGTCGCAACTATCACGGGCAGTCGAACAACGTCAAGATAAACGGCCGATTATGAGTGATCTACGCGACTCAGGAAATATCGAACAAGACGCAGATGTTGTATGTTTCTTGTATCGCGAAGACTACTACACCTCTACACCGGCTGATGAATTGGATATGTATATCGCCAAGCACCGCAACGGACCGATTGGCAATTTCACTGTTGGCTATTATAAAGACACAGGTACACTGACAAATAATAACTAG
- a CDS encoding S-layer homology domain-containing protein: MKEVVKVALWTLLLLGLSFVYMESGVVSAKEFKDVSTKHPNYKAIQEMQKAGFISGYPDGSFRPQEPVSRKHVAVLLDKALKFPQPTTQRAVFSDVPKSHAYYAPIMKLYDQGIVSGANGKFNPESSLTRIQMAKMLDLAFDFNMTEHAGFSDLLVTHWGYVHANALYANHVASGDRGQFKPNEKVTRAHYAEFLYRAMQANTAQPTGDALVKKEALDKLFRLTSLIERTFHLSEENHQTFNQVRSEFLHYATPRYVDEIIGGVYRGEFDYLPYVNDTLHTEVKLRLEYSKPDPDVLHVSTIQFRNLHDDKGGFVHAVFIKDAGQWKISSYDVEFPGTKNFQLTVDEAKFAIQDDYDRHGFQNVRITYVSKSQVTGEDYMTHEKYTFDKYKFMIDSHLGLHYVTINSDSGLIN; encoded by the coding sequence TTGAAAGAAGTAGTCAAAGTTGCGCTCTGGACGTTACTGTTGCTTGGGTTGTCGTTTGTTTATATGGAATCCGGTGTAGTGTCTGCGAAAGAGTTTAAAGATGTCTCAACGAAGCATCCGAACTACAAAGCCATTCAGGAAATGCAGAAGGCGGGGTTTATTAGCGGCTATCCTGATGGAAGTTTTCGCCCGCAGGAGCCCGTCAGCCGGAAGCATGTGGCGGTATTGCTCGATAAAGCATTGAAGTTCCCGCAACCGACCACCCAACGAGCTGTTTTTTCGGACGTTCCAAAAAGTCATGCGTACTATGCACCGATTATGAAACTGTACGATCAAGGCATTGTCAGCGGAGCGAACGGGAAATTTAATCCTGAGTCTTCTCTAACACGGATTCAGATGGCGAAGATGCTGGATTTGGCATTTGACTTCAATATGACAGAACATGCAGGATTTTCGGATCTGCTCGTTACTCATTGGGGATATGTCCATGCGAATGCATTATACGCGAATCATGTAGCGAGTGGGGATAGAGGACAATTTAAGCCAAATGAAAAAGTGACGCGTGCTCATTACGCAGAGTTTCTTTACCGGGCGATGCAAGCAAATACAGCACAACCGACTGGTGATGCATTAGTTAAGAAAGAAGCACTGGATAAATTATTCCGCTTAACTTCTTTAATTGAACGAACGTTTCATCTAAGTGAAGAAAATCATCAAACGTTCAATCAAGTACGATCTGAATTTCTCCACTATGCGACTCCGCGCTACGTCGATGAAATAATCGGAGGCGTGTATAGAGGGGAGTTTGACTACTTACCTTACGTAAATGATACACTTCATACAGAAGTGAAATTACGCTTAGAGTACTCAAAACCTGATCCGGACGTCCTGCATGTGTCTACGATCCAATTCCGGAATTTACATGATGATAAGGGAGGATTTGTACATGCGGTGTTTATAAAGGATGCGGGTCAATGGAAGATTTCAAGTTATGATGTAGAGTTCCCAGGTACAAAGAACTTCCAACTGACTGTAGATGAAGCGAAGTTCGCCATTCAGGATGATTATGATCGCCACGGATTTCAAAATGTACGAATAACATATGTTTCAAAAAGTCAAGTGACCGGCGAAGATTATATGACTCATGAAAAGTATACGTTTGATAAATATAAATTCATGATTGATAGTCACCTTGGTCTACACTATGTTACTATCAACTCTGATAGTGGTCTGATTAATTAA